A section of the Campylobacter porcelli genome encodes:
- the prpB gene encoding methylisocitrate lyase: MSIKSPGKSFREAVNSNNPLAVLGVINAYSALQATKLGAKAIYLSGSGVASASYGLPDLGIVGLEDVLIDVRRITSRVDTPLLVDVDTGFGGAFNIARTIKELIKAEAAACHIEDQVAQKRCGHRPNKELVSIAEMTDRLKAALDARTDENFVIMARTDAHAMEGQQKALERALAYEAAGADMIFAEAVHTLEEYKEYTKALKVPVLANITEFGKTPYFTQSELASVGIKLVLYPLSANRAMNKAAVEVFNSIIKNGHQKDVLDIMQTREELYQMLDYYEFENKLDQLFAKDKK; the protein is encoded by the coding sequence ATGAGCATAAAAAGCCCAGGAAAAAGCTTTAGAGAAGCTGTAAATTCAAATAACCCACTTGCAGTCTTAGGCGTTATAAACGCCTATAGCGCATTACAAGCCACAAAGCTTGGAGCAAAAGCCATATATCTATCAGGTAGCGGTGTAGCTAGTGCGAGTTATGGTTTGCCAGATCTTGGCATTGTAGGTCTTGAAGATGTCTTAATAGATGTAAGACGAATAACCTCAAGAGTAGATACACCACTTTTAGTAGATGTTGATACTGGTTTTGGTGGTGCGTTTAATATAGCTAGGACTATAAAAGAGCTTATAAAAGCTGAAGCGGCCGCTTGCCATATAGAAGATCAAGTAGCACAAAAACGCTGCGGCCATAGACCAAATAAAGAGCTTGTAAGCATAGCTGAAATGACAGATAGATTAAAGGCTGCATTAGATGCTAGAACTGATGAGAATTTCGTGATTATGGCAAGGACAGACGCACACGCTATGGAAGGCCAACAAAAAGCGTTAGAGAGAGCTTTAGCATATGAAGCTGCTGGGGCTGATATGATATTTGCTGAAGCTGTCCATACCTTAGAAGAGTATAAAGAATACACAAAAGCTCTTAAAGTGCCTGTTCTAGCTAATATAACCGAATTTGGCAAAACTCCATACTTTACTCAAAGTGAGTTAGCAAGTGTGGGTATAAAATTGGTGCTATATCCACTATCAGCCAATAGAGCGATGAATAAAGCTGCGGTTGAAGTGTTTAATAGCATTATCAAAAACGGCCATCAAAAAGATGTCTTAGATATCATGCAAACTCGTGAAGAGCTATATCAGATGCTAGATTATTATGAATTTGAAAATAAATTAGATCAACTATTTGCAAAGGATAAAAAATGA
- a CDS encoding citrate/2-methylcitrate synthase, whose amino-acid sequence MSISQAAKKQGGLAGVIAGESAICTCGTGNGLNYYGYAIEDLAQHCEFEEVAYLLQYTKLPKADELKEYKSKIIASRALSPELKAMLKLIPKGVHPMNLCQSAVALIGTLEAEKDDFSNQDEKIIRLLGVLPSVICFWHNYVNGGKEIDFDSKEDTIAGYFLEKLHQKTPPTEFVKAMHCSLILYAEHEFNASTFTARICASTKSDIFSAVAGAIGALRGPLHGGANEAAFGLISSFDGVEEAINGVNQKLANKELLMGFGHRVYGVGGDPRNAIIKKWSKALSNGHKLFAISEAIEGVMKEKRPSLPPNADFYSASAYNFMGIPTEYFTPIFIMSRVSGWCAHIKEQRANNKLIRPSSNYIGPEPMKFIQIHQR is encoded by the coding sequence ATGAGTATAAGCCAAGCAGCAAAAAAACAAGGCGGATTAGCTGGGGTTATAGCTGGTGAGAGTGCGATATGCACTTGCGGTACAGGTAATGGGCTAAATTACTATGGCTACGCTATTGAGGATTTAGCACAGCATTGTGAGTTTGAAGAGGTAGCATATTTACTACAATATACTAAACTTCCAAAAGCTGATGAATTAAAAGAGTATAAAAGCAAAATTATAGCCTCTCGTGCTCTTAGCCCTGAGCTTAAAGCTATGCTAAAGCTCATACCAAAAGGCGTTCATCCAATGAATTTATGTCAAAGTGCTGTTGCGCTCATTGGGACATTAGAAGCAGAAAAAGATGATTTTAGCAATCAAGATGAGAAGATCATAAGACTTCTTGGCGTTCTTCCTAGCGTTATTTGCTTTTGGCATAACTATGTAAATGGCGGTAAAGAGATAGATTTTGATAGCAAAGAAGATACCATAGCTGGATATTTCTTAGAAAAATTACATCAAAAAACGCCACCAACTGAATTTGTAAAAGCAATGCACTGCTCATTGATTTTATACGCTGAGCATGAGTTTAACGCATCTACATTTACAGCTAGAATTTGCGCTTCTACAAAAAGCGATATATTCTCAGCTGTTGCTGGGGCTATAGGCGCTCTTCGTGGCCCACTACACGGCGGAGCTAATGAGGCGGCATTTGGCTTAATCTCTAGCTTTGATGGCGTTGAAGAAGCTATAAATGGAGTAAATCAAAAACTAGCTAATAAAGAGCTTTTAATGGGATTTGGTCATAGGGTTTATGGAGTTGGTGGAGATCCTAGAAATGCCATTATCAAAAAATGGTCAAAGGCCTTAAGCAACGGCCATAAGCTATTTGCAATCAGCGAGGCAATCGAAGGCGTAATGAAAGAAAAACGCCCTAGCCTACCACCAAATGCTGATTTTTATAGTGCGTCAGCCTATAACTTTATGGGGATACCAACTGAGTATTTCACCCCTATATTTATAATGAGTAGGGTAAGTGGCTGGTGCGCTCACATAAAAGAGCAAAGGGCAAATAATAAACTAATCCGCCCAAGTAGTAACTATATAGGCCCTGAGCCAATGAAATTTATACAAATACACCAAAGATAA
- the prpD gene encoding 2-methylcitrate dehydratase, translating into MSNMGILEAKRPEFDELLSKIAKYANSFEITSELAYETAKYTMIDALGCGILALKYPACTKLLGPSVEGAEFRPLGSKIPGTSYQLEPIRAAFNVGAMVRWLDYNDTWLAAEWGHPSDNLGAIWAVADYVSRKNLSQGKAPLKVKIVLEAMIKAHEIQGILALENCFNKVGLDHVLLVRIASTAVAAKLLGCNYDEIRNAVSNAFIDGGALRTYRHAPNTGSRKSWAAGDASSRGVDLALKAKSGEMGYPSALSAKFWGFEDVKMRGQKLVIPQEFGSYVMENVLFKISFPAEFHAQTAVECAMALHNEVKDRLDEIEKIVITTQESGHRIINKTGELANPADRDHCIQYMVAVPLIFGRLVADDYEDSVAKDPRIDALRDKMVVEVDPRYTKEYLDSDKRSIANAVEIYYKDGTKSKKVEVEYPIGHKRRRDEGIPLLKAKFKANLATRFSPKTCQIIEDLVNNQKALESYNFNEFSDLFWLG; encoded by the coding sequence GTGAGTAATATGGGAATATTAGAGGCTAAACGCCCTGAATTTGATGAGTTGCTAAGTAAAATTGCTAAATATGCCAATAGCTTTGAGATCACTAGCGAGCTAGCTTATGAGACAGCTAAATATACTATGATTGATGCTTTAGGATGCGGGATTTTAGCTCTTAAATATCCAGCTTGCACCAAGCTACTTGGACCAAGCGTTGAAGGGGCTGAATTTCGCCCATTAGGTAGTAAAATTCCAGGCACTTCATACCAATTAGAGCCAATCCGCGCAGCATTTAATGTAGGAGCAATGGTAAGATGGCTAGACTATAATGATACCTGGCTAGCAGCTGAATGGGGACATCCAAGCGATAATCTAGGTGCTATTTGGGCGGTGGCTGATTATGTAAGTCGTAAAAATTTATCTCAAGGCAAGGCTCCATTAAAAGTAAAAATAGTCTTAGAAGCTATGATAAAAGCTCACGAAATTCAAGGCATTTTAGCACTTGAAAACTGCTTTAATAAAGTTGGGCTAGATCATGTTTTATTAGTTCGTATCGCCTCTACTGCGGTTGCGGCTAAGCTCCTTGGGTGTAACTATGATGAAATTCGCAATGCCGTATCAAACGCCTTCATAGATGGCGGTGCATTAAGAACTTATCGCCACGCACCAAATACTGGAAGTCGCAAGAGCTGGGCAGCAGGCGATGCTTCTAGTCGTGGGGTTGATCTAGCATTAAAAGCAAAAAGCGGCGAAATGGGCTATCCATCAGCTCTAAGTGCGAAATTTTGGGGCTTTGAAGATGTCAAAATGAGAGGCCAAAAGCTAGTAATTCCTCAAGAATTTGGCTCATATGTAATGGAAAATGTGCTATTTAAAATCAGCTTCCCAGCTGAATTCCACGCTCAAACTGCGGTTGAGTGTGCTATGGCACTTCACAATGAGGTCAAAGATCGCTTAGATGAGATAGAAAAAATAGTAATCACTACTCAAGAATCAGGCCATAGAATTATAAATAAAACTGGCGAATTAGCCAATCCAGCTGATCGTGACCACTGCATTCAATATATGGTAGCTGTGCCTTTGATATTTGGCAGACTTGTAGCTGATGATTATGAAGATAGTGTAGCCAAAGATCCACGCATAGACGCTCTAAGAGATAAAATGGTAGTCGAAGTAGATCCAAGATATACAAAAGAGTATCTTGATAGCGATAAAAGAAGTATAGCAAATGCTGTAGAAATCTACTATAAAGATGGCACGAAATCTAAAAAAGTAGAGGTGGAGTATCCTATCGGTCATAAAAGAAGAAGAGATGAGGGAATTCCGCTATTAAAAGCTAAATTTAAAGCAAATCTAGCTACAAGATTTAGCCCAAAAACTTGCCAAATAATAGAGGATTTAGTAAATAATCAAAAAGCATTAGAAAGCTATAATTTTAATG
- a CDS encoding propionyl-CoA synthetase encodes MSSSPYQKSYELSINEPENFWALAAQKVHWYNEWDKVLDDSGDHYKWFVGGCMNTCYNALDLHIHNNRGDQLALIYDSPVTDTKKKYTYRQLRDRVAKVAGILTNKGVVKGDRVVIYMPMMAEAVIAMLACARIGAIHSMVFGGFAAHELATRIEDAKPRVVISASCGIEVSNIIPYKPILDEAIKQSSHKPTTCLIWQRPQYRANMLPWRDVDWESEEEKTKGVDCVPVLATDPLYILYTSGTTGSPKGVIRSNGGHSVAMKWSMDNIYNAKPGDVFFAASDVGWVVGHSYIVYGPLMNGCTTIVYEGKPVRTPNPAAFWRIVDEYKVNVLFSAPTAFRAIRREDSKGDLIKNYNLDSLRAIFVAGERCDSETLKWIMKVTKKIVVDNWWQTETGWAIVANPLGLEEMPIKPGSPTKPMPGFNLKVLDENGKELPAGKKGALCLKLPLPPACLMGIWENDERYRKGYLDHFKGYYLTGDTGYIDKDGYVYVLGRMDGIINVAGHRLSTGEMEEIISKHPDIAECAVIGVNDDLKGEVPMGFIVLKQGIERDHRGIVDGAISLVRQEIGAVASFKLACVVNALPKTRSGKILRKSLKELADGVECKIPATIEDAGVLDHCKEIIATLGYPKTKENK; translated from the coding sequence ATGAGTTCTAGCCCTTATCAAAAGTCTTACGAACTTTCTATCAATGAGCCAGAAAATTTCTGGGCATTAGCCGCTCAAAAAGTTCATTGGTATAATGAGTGGGATAAAGTTTTAGATGATAGTGGTGATCACTATAAATGGTTTGTTGGCGGATGTATGAATACATGCTATAACGCCCTTGATTTGCATATACATAATAATCGTGGCGATCAACTCGCTTTGATATATGACTCTCCAGTTACTGATACTAAGAAAAAATATACATACAGGCAACTTCGAGATAGAGTAGCAAAGGTCGCTGGTATATTAACAAATAAAGGCGTTGTTAAAGGCGATAGAGTTGTAATATATATGCCGATGATGGCTGAGGCTGTAATTGCTATGTTAGCTTGTGCTAGGATAGGTGCTATTCATAGCATGGTCTTTGGTGGATTTGCAGCTCATGAGCTTGCCACTAGAATCGAAGATGCTAAACCTAGAGTTGTAATAAGTGCTAGTTGCGGTATAGAAGTAAGCAATATAATACCATATAAACCAATCTTAGATGAGGCTATCAAGCAATCATCGCACAAGCCTACAACTTGTCTAATCTGGCAAAGACCACAATATAGAGCAAATATGCTTCCATGGCGTGATGTCGATTGGGAAAGTGAAGAAGAGAAGACTAAAGGCGTAGATTGTGTGCCGGTGCTTGCTACTGATCCATTATATATCTTATACACTTCTGGAACTACTGGATCACCAAAAGGCGTAATTAGATCAAATGGCGGTCATAGCGTCGCTATGAAGTGGTCTATGGATAATATTTATAACGCTAAGCCTGGAGATGTATTTTTCGCTGCTAGTGATGTAGGCTGGGTTGTAGGGCACTCATATATAGTTTATGGGCCACTTATGAATGGTTGTACAACTATAGTATATGAGGGCAAACCAGTTCGCACACCAAATCCAGCTGCATTTTGGCGAATTGTAGATGAGTATAAGGTAAATGTCCTATTCTCAGCTCCTACTGCATTTCGTGCTATTAGACGAGAAGATTCTAAGGGCGATCTTATTAAAAATTATAATTTAGATAGCCTTAGAGCCATATTTGTAGCTGGCGAGAGATGCGATAGCGAAACGCTAAAATGGATAATGAAAGTTACTAAAAAAATAGTTGTAGATAACTGGTGGCAAACCGAAACCGGCTGGGCTATCGTGGCTAATCCACTAGGCTTAGAAGAGATGCCTATAAAACCAGGTAGCCCTACAAAGCCTATGCCAGGATTTAATCTAAAAGTTCTTGATGAAAATGGCAAAGAGTTACCAGCTGGTAAAAAGGGAGCATTGTGCCTTAAATTACCTCTTCCACCGGCTTGTTTGATGGGAATTTGGGAAAATGATGAGAGATATAGAAAAGGCTATCTAGATCATTTCAAAGGCTACTATCTAACAGGAGATACTGGCTATATAGATAAAGATGGATATGTTTATGTCTTAGGTAGAATGGATGGTATCATCAATGTAGCAGGTCATAGGCTCTCTACTGGTGAGATGGAGGAGATTATATCTAAGCATCCTGATATTGCTGAGTGTGCTGTAATTGGTGTAAATGATGATTTAAAAGGTGAAGTTCCGATGGGATTTATAGTCTTAAAACAAGGAATTGAAAGAGATCACAGAGGAATAGTAGATGGTGCTATCTCTTTAGTTCGTCAAGAAATAGGTGCGGTTGCTAGCTTTAAACTTGCTTGTGTAGTAAATGCTTTACCAAAAACTAGAAGTGGTAAAATCTTACGCAAAAGCTTAAAAGAGTTAGCAGATGGAGTTGAGTGTAAAATTCCAGCTACCATAGAAGATGCTGGTGTTTTAGATCATTGTAAAGAGATTATCGCAACACTAGGATATCCAAAAACAAAGGAGAATAAATGA